A single Camelus bactrianus isolate YW-2024 breed Bactrian camel chromosome 1, ASM4877302v1, whole genome shotgun sequence DNA region contains:
- the ZNF639 gene encoding zinc finger protein 639, translating to MNEYPKKRKRKTLHPSRYSDSSGISRIADGFNGIFSDHCYSVCSMRQPDLKYFDNKDDDSDTETSSDLPKFTDGIKARNRNQNYLVPSPVLRILDHATFSAEKSTDIEICDEECDSPESVNQQTQEESPIEVHTAEDVPIAAEVHAISEDYDIEAENNSSESLQDQNDEEPPAKLCKILDKSQALNVTAQQKWPLLRANSSGLYKCELCEFNSKYFSDLKQHMILKHKRTDSNVCRVCKESFSTNMLLIEHAKLHEEDPYICKYCDYKTVIFENLSQHIADTHFSDHLYWCEQCDVQFSSSSELYLHFQEHSCDEQYLCQFCEHETNDPEDLHSHVVNEHACKLIELSDKYNNGEHGQYSLLSKITFDKCKNFFVCQVCGFRSRLHTNVNRHVAIEHTKIFPHVCDDCGKGFSSMLEYCKHLNSHLSEGIYLCQYCEYSTGQIEDLKIHLDFKHSADLPHKCSDCLMRFGNERELISHLPVHETT from the exons ATGAATGAAtatcctaaaaaaagaaaaaggaagacattaCACCCTTCTCGTTATTCAG aTTCCTCTGGAATAAGCAGAATTGCAGATGGATTCAATGGAATTTTTTCTGATCATTGTTATAGTGTTTGTTCTATGAGACAACcagacttaaaatattttgacaacAAAG atgatgatTCTGATACAGAGACATCCAGTGACTTGCCAAAATTTACAGATGGAATCAAGGCCAGAAACAGAAATCAGAACTACCTGGTTCCCAGTCCTGTACTTAGAATTCTAGACCACGCTACCTTTTCTGCAG aaaaatctaCTGATATTGAAATTTGTGATGAAGAGTGTGACTCCCCGGAGTCAGTCAACCAGCAAACTCAAGAGGAGAGCCCTATAGAAGTTCACACTGCTGAAGATGTTCCAATTGCTGCAGAAGTACATGCAATTTCTGAAGATTATGATATAGAGGCAGAAAATAATTCTTCTGAGAGTCTCCAAGACCAAAATGATGAAGAGCCACCAGCTAAACTTTGCAAAATTCTTGACAAGAGCCAAGCTTTGAATGTGACTGCCCAGCAGAAATGGCCTTTACTGAGAGCTAATAGCAGTGGCCTCTATAAATGTGAACTGTGTGAGTTCAACAGCaagtatttttctgatttaaaacaaCATATGATCTTGAAGCATAAGCGTACTGATTCAAATGTCTGTCGAGTGTGCAAGGAAAGTTTCTCCACCAACATGCTTCTGATCGAACACGCCAAACTGCATGAAGAGGATCCCTACATTTGTAAATACTGTGATTATAAAACAGTCATTTTTGAGAATCTCAGCCAGCACATTGCAGACACCCATTTCAGTGATCACCTTTACTGGTGTGAGCAGTGTGATGTACAGTTCTCCTCAAGCAGTGAgctctacctacatttccaggaGCACAGCTGTGATGAACAATACTTGTGTCAGTTCTGTGAACATGAAACGAATGATCCAGAAGACTTGCACAGCCATGTGGTGAATGAGCATGCGTGTAAGTTAATAGAGTTAAGTGATAAGTATAACAATGGAGAACATGGACAGTACAGCCTCTTAAGCAAAATTACATTTGACAAATGTAAAAACTTCTTCGTATGTCAAGTATGTGGTTTTCGGAGTAGACTTCATACAAATGTTAACAGGCACGTTGCTATTGAACATACCAAAATTTTCCCTCATGTTTGCGATGACTGTGGGAAGGGCTTTTCAAGTATGCTAGAGTATTGCAAACATTTAAATTCACATTTATCTGAAGGGATTTATTTATGTCAGTACTGTGAATATTCAACAGGACAGATTGAAGATCTTAAAATTCATCTAGATTTCAAGCATTCGGCTGATTTACCTCATAAATGCAGTGACTGCCTGATGAGGTTTGGAAATGAAAGGGAATTAATAAGTCACCTTCCAGTCCATGAGACAACTTAA
- the LOC105063313 gene encoding uncharacterized protein LOC105063313: MRCRKVKMPPRRARGPEGQRGTDGRPGPRCPKELRRSHPDPVVPTLAPRTGPTRARRLEGLSRPYSKGTAWKRAAGGRGERGRRRPPQRKLRPHARGPCSSPAPRQPAPPSHSPVPGPARPAQPRRSSEAAAAQEPERGRRGGAPLPAGARRRAAPLWPSRSRALREAGPTPSPRALRPARQAPGPGRAAALTASLRACAAHLKGPPGGRGGDEVRVGAGDRAAWPRRTPGLGGTTRLQPRGWPDGPRPLQAAPRRGRSLPGGGPPLPKRASDSTL, encoded by the exons ATGCGCTGCCGGAAGGTCAAGATGCCGCCCCGCAGGGCCAGAGGGCCAGAGGGCCAGCGTGGCACAGACGGGCGTCCGGGGCCCAGATGCCCGAAGGAGCTGCGCAGGAGCCACCCGGACCCAGTCGTCCCCACCCTCGCACCACGTACCGGCCCCACCCGGGCCCGGCGACTAGAGGGACTCTCAAGGCCGTACTCTAAAGGCACCGCATGGAAAAGAGCAGCAGGGGGCCGAGGCGAGCGGGGGCGGAGGCGTCCTCCGCAGAG GAAGCTGCGCCCGCACGCCCGTGGCCCCTGCAGCAGTCCAGCGCCCCGCCAGCCCGCTCCGCCCTCGCACTCACCAGTCCCCGGGCCCgcccgcccagcccagcccaggcgcAGCTCGGAGGCGGCAGCGGCCCAGGAGCCCGAGCGCGGGCGGAGGGGCGGCGCACCCCTGCCCGCGGGCGCTCGGCGGCGGGCGGCGCCGCTCTGGCCCTCGCGCTCCAGGGCGCTCCGCGAGGCCGGCCCCACTCCCTCCCCGCGCGCCCTACGCCCAGCCcgccaggccccaggcccaggccGTGCGGCCGCACTCACCGCCTCGCTCCGCGCCTGCGCCGCACACCTCAAGGGCCCGCCGGGAGGGCGGGGAGGTGACGAGGTGAGAGTGGGGGCAGGGGATCGGGCCGCGTGGCCTCGCCGCACACCCGGCCTGGGAGGGACCACCCGGCTCCAGCCCCGGGGGTGGCCCGACGGCCCGCGCCCCCTGCAGGCCGCTCCGCGCCGCGGCAGGTCCCTTCCGGGCGGGGGACCGCCCCTCCCGAAACGAGCGAGTGATTCCACCCTCTAG